In a single window of the Danio aesculapii chromosome 20, fDanAes4.1, whole genome shotgun sequence genome:
- the akap12b gene encoding A-kinase anchor protein 12b isoform X2 has protein sequence MLGTITLTVGQTDTISPKEDSPETIDVHQEEVAPQVNGEKGDDSANADEITTAEEKVAEEKQEEANEVGFKKIFRFVGFKFTLKKDKNEKTEPVQLLTVKEAESGADAATEEKKEEPAAEEDKSMEEKSPETTENEAKAEEVNEKAEEPAEQIVVDAPSETEKASNDETEKPAEETGTISEKEPEPEVPSESPTSPPSQETQSPFKRFFTQGIFSNLRKKASFKKPKDEEHVKEKPAEEDIKETEETAEGVPEATEEAKVDAESEPAEGEQIEKPFETVESKAETTAETTNEVTSTKTEEQQDLKVEVEATSEAETVTQAEPAEAPAVETTQPADDAKTSDKPDISEEVTTEPEILSSQEKSKAHGSPLKKLFTGAGLKKLSSKKHKSKKDAESKQTEPSEQAADTVQSTESTEPQKPDSGASSPEESGEHVVGEVTQAEVAQAVEPDGEPVTSDGEKKKEGILPWSSFKKLVTPKKRVKRPSESEDEAPGDKPKSSTLSSTESAISDEKADEPKPTEEVQSKEEPKEETKEESQAESKTEPKVEKPESVAEEPKRKMDTSVSWEALICVGSSKKRARKTSDSDDEEAKIEEEVQPSEEEPAKTAESPLVSSGEADHENLASSPEPEGELVSTWESFKRLVTQRKKTKAEDKSDEASGPEQTTSDSETPKEESSFSLRKLIPRRKKKSDGKQEQVSSDVGSAEDDSDTPAVVPLSEYDSEPSAEAAVKAEEVKQESATVTQAKASAEDRSPSWISTTVENVEDETEGKQLSDIPEEGDTAATPKSTDNTIAEDIVELTSEAVTALEQVEETEMVSAVSRVTASPDTSGETTPVPGDGVERKTDVVIQEAVETISVTTNAMAVTMTEEQETVVAITTDALLVESAIKEQKTVLVAHEKNEAVAVCTGLDTSEIKAVEEESLNQKPSVESVTVVSQPLVTEMAVEEKTDEPEKVTVTEDEVHEAHTSGVQTELKDQPIENAIEEKAQFEEIKDTPEAETVADIHEVAAVKVAVISAVQQEPEILEEPVMAEKSPEVESAGPVQATVEEAICAQTAEVTEVAIAEGEKVQELEDVKETVATVEVASVEGVSTPATEEVLATIPEVPASQIAGSTEDPIPVVAATEEFAVIKETVCVSSISETTESHSADIAKESLMENVPVVLSTSDHKIQVAVNEVEVVSAQGLVEGSIEAASTKVSVALEEVTENVKEETEVIQATQVTEAEIIEKQSSVIVQEIIQNVVENFAETHAEQNVPEKTTEESCITSAEVKVNEISVETTVEGSSSDKPAASDNICKDDKETRIVTEKPPKTVNEAIQIAETVPISITDEIQVQNEEVAAVSVADVHQETEVTKSEVELKQAEEKSQSTESEEGRSQVESDLKEVQAEIQQETKAVPEEKTAETSVTVASQDQVVAEQCQVTLTAVQIETAQEFNVGVINVINADDVPETNMKEDCSEGQESTEDRPQKDLEEPQTDFSTNQEKSRGSDCQKTDAKNVPPQLEAASEMTSNATAGEEVGNEIEPVSTEVVTVS, from the coding sequence ttgGCCAAACGGACACCATCTCCCCAAAAGAAGACAGCCCTGAAACAATAGATGTGCACCAGGAAGAGGTTGCCCCTCAAGTTAATGGAGAGAAAGGAGACGATTCTGCAAATGCAGATGAGATTACAACTGCTGAAGAGAAGGTGGCAGAGGAAAAACAAGAAGAGGCCAATGAAGTGGGGTTCAAGAAGATTTTCCGTTTCGTTGGATTCAAGTTCACACTGAAGAAAGACAAGAATGAGAAGACTGAGCCTGTGCAACTGCTGACAGTGAAGGAAGCAGAGAGTGGTGCAGATGCAGCCACTGAGGAAAAGAAAGAGGAACCTGCTGCAGAGGAGGACAAGTCTATGGAAGAAAAATCACCAGAAACCACAGAAAATGAGGCCAAAGCTGAAGAAGTAAATGAGAAGGCAGAGGAACCAGCAGAACAAATTGTAGTTGATGCCCCATCAGAGACTGAAAAGGCCAGTAATGATGAAACTGAAAAACCTGCTGAAGAAACGGGGACAATATCAGAGAAAGAACCAGAGCCAGAAGTGCCGTCTGAATCGCCCACAAGCCCACCTTCTCAGGAGacacaaagtccctttaagagaTTTTTTACTCAGGGAATCTTTTCTAACCTGCGAAAAAAGGCAAGCTTCAAAAAGCCCAAAGATGAGGAACATGTCAAGGAAAAGCCTGCAGAGGAGGACATTAAGGAAACCGAGGAAACAGCAGAGGGTGTTCCTGAGGCTACAGAAGAAGCTAAAGTTGATGCTGAAAGCGAACCAGCTGAGGGTGAGCAGATAGAGAAACCATTTGAAACTGTTGAATCTAAAGCTGAAACGACTGCTGAAACAACCAATGAAGTGACTTCCACTAAGACAGAAGAGCAACAAGATCTTAAAGTAGAGGTTGAGGCTACGAGTGAAGCTGAAACTGTGACTCAGGCTGAACCTGCTGAAGCTCCAGCTGTTGAAACAACCCAACCCGCTGATGACGCAAAAACAAGTGACAAGCCAGATATTTCAGAAGAGGTTACCACTGAACCTGAAATCCTGTCATCTCAAGAGAAATCAAAAGCTCATGGAAGCCCACTTAAGAAGCTGTTTACGGGAGCAGGTCTAAAAAAGCTGTCATCCAAAAAGCATAAGAGTAAGAAAGATGCAGAGTCAAAGCAAACAGAACCAAGTGAACAAGCTGCTGACACAGTCCAGTCAACTGAGTCCACAGAACCCCAGAAACCTGACAGCGGAGCATCTTCTCCAGAAGAATCTGGTGAGCATGTTGTAGGGGAGGTAACTCAAGCTGAGGTGGCCCAAGCAGTAGAGCCCGATGGTGAACCAGTCACTTCTGATGGTGAAAAGAAGAAAGAAGGAATTTTACCTTGGTCCTCTTTCAAAAAACTAGTCACACCAAAAAAGCGTGTCAAAAGGCCCTCTGAGAGTGAAGATGAAGCACCTGGAGACAAACCCAAATCTTCTACCCTATCTTCAACAGAGAGTGCCATCTCTGATGAGAAAGCTGATGAGCCTAAACCAACAGAGGAGGTACAATCTAAAGAAGAGCCTAAAGAAGAGACTAAAGAAGAGTCACAGGCAGAATCTAAGACTGAGCCAAAAGTTGAGAAGCCTGAATCGGTTGCAGAAGAGCCAAAGAGAAAAATGGATACATCTGTGTCCTGGGAAGCTCTTATTTGTGTGGGGTCATCTAAAAAAAGGGCCAGAAAGACATCTGATTCTGATGATGAAGAAGCTAAAATTGAAGAAGAAGTGCAGCCATCCGAAGAAGAGCCGGCAAAGACTGCCGAGTCCCCTCTTGTAAGCTCTGGTGAAGCTGACCATGAGAATTTAGCTTCTTCCCCTGAACCAGAGGGTGAACTTGTGTCTACCTGGGAGTCCTTCAAGAGGCTGGTAACCCagagaaagaaaactaaagcagaaGACAAATCTGATGAAGCCTCGGGTCCAGAGCAGACAACCTCTGACAGTGAAACCCCAAAAGAAGAGTCCTCTTTCTCTTTGAGAAAACTGATTCCACGCAGGAAGAAGAAGTCTGATGGGAAACAAGAGCAGGTATCATCTGACGTTGGCTCTGCAGAGGATGACTCTGATACTCCAGCCGTGGTGCCTCTTTCAGAATATGACAGCGAGCCATCTGCAGAAGCTGCAGTTAAGGCAGAAGAGGTAAAGCAGGAATCTGCAACAGTCACTCAGGCAAAGGCCTCAGCTGAAGATAGATCACCATCTTGGATATCAACCACTGTGGAAAATGTTGAGGATGAAACAGAAGGAAAGCAATTAAGTGATATACCTGAAGAAGGCGACACAGCTGCCACACCCAAATCCACTGACAACACCATTGCAGAGGATATTGTGGAGCTTACATCAGAAGCTGTTACGGCCCTTGAACAAGTAGAGGAGACtgaaatggtttctgctgtttcaCGCGTTACAGCATCACCAGATACATCAGGCGAAACAACCCCTGTCCCTGGTGATGGTGTAGAGAGGAAAACTGATGTAGTTATACAAGAAGCTGTGGAAACTATCAGTGTTACCACAAATGCCATGGCTGTCACTATGACAGAGGAACAGGAAACAGTAGTTGCCATCACCACTGATGCTCTTCTGGTTGAGTCTGCCATCAAAGAACAGAAAACAGTCTTGGTTGCACATGAGAAAAACGAGGCAGTCGCTGTTTGCACCGGCCTTGACACTAGTGAGATAAAGGCAGTGGAGGAAGAAAGCCTCAATCAGAAGCCTTCAGTAGAGTCAGTCACTGTTGTTAGCCAGCCACTAGTCACAGAGATGGCTGTTGAAGAAAAAACAGATGAGCCTGAAAAGGTCACTGTGACTGAGGATGAGGTCCACGAGGCTCATACTAGTGGAGTTCAGACAGAGCTAAAAGATCAGCCTATAGAAAATGCAATTGAAGAGAAAGCACAGTTTGAAGAGATTAAAGACACTCCTGAAGCAGAAACTGTGGCTGATATCCATGAAGTAGCAGCAGTCAAAGTAGCTGTGATCAGTGCTGTGCAACAGGAACCAGAAATTCTTGAAGAGCCAGTAATGGCAGAAAAGTCCCCTGAGGTTGAGTCTGCTGGTCCTGTTCAAGCAACTGTTGAAGAGGCAATCTGTGCTCAAACTGCAGAAGTCACTGAAGTTGCTATTGCTGAAGGTGAGAAAGTGCAAGAACTTGAGGATGTTAAAGAGACTGTTGCCACAGTTGAAGTAGCATCAGTGGAGGGTGTTTCCACACCTGCTACAGAGGAGGTCCTGGCAACAATTCCAGAGGTACCTGCTTCTCAAATCGCTGGATCTACAGAAGATCCCATACCTGTTGTCGCTGCCACAGAAGAATTTGCAGTCATCAAAGAGACTGTCTGTGTTAGCTCAATATCTGAGACAACAGAATCCCATTCAGCAGATATAGCTAAAGAAAGTCTTATGGAAAATGTTCCTGTTGTTCTTTCCACTAGTGACCACAAAATCCAAGTTGCAGTGAATGAGGTTGAGGTTGTCTCTGCTCAAGGTTTAGTTGAGGGAAGCATTGAAGCAGCTTCAACAAAAGTTAGTGTTGCGCTTGAGGAAGTAACTGAGAATGTGAAAGAAGAAACCGAAGTAATTCAGGCAACCCAAGTGACAGAAGCAGAAATCATTGAGAAACAGAGCAGTGTTATTGTGCAAGAGATCATTCAAAATGTTGTAGAAAACTTTGCTGAGACACACGCCGAGCAAAATGTGCCTGAGAAGACTACTGAGGAGAGCTGTATCACATCAGCGGAAGTCAAAGTTAATGAAATCTCAGTGGAAACAACTGTGGAAGGATCAAGTTCAGACAAGCCAGCAGCATCCGACAACATCTGCAAAGATGATAAAGAAACTCGCATTGTCACAGAGAAGCCCCCTAAAACAGTCAATGAAGCCATTCAGATTGCAGAAACAGTGCCGATCTCAATCACAGATGAAATTCAAGTGCAGAATGAGGAGGTCGCTGCAGTCTCGGTGGCAGATGTGCATCAAGAAACAGAGGTAACAAAAAGTGAAGTCGAACTAAAGCAAGCAGAAGAGAAAAGTCAGAGCACAGAAAGTGAAGAAGGAAGAAGTCAAGTTGAGTCTGATCTCAAGGAAGTGCAAGCAGAAATCCAGCAAGAGACAAAAGCTGTACCAGAAGAAAAGACGGCAGAAACATCTGTCACAGTTGCAAGTCAAGACCAGGTTGTGGCAGAGCAGTGTCAAGTGACACTGACAGCTGTACAGATTGAGACCGCACAGGAATTTAATGTTGGTGTCATAAATGTCATAAATGCAGATGATGTACCTGAAACTAACATGAAAGAAGACTGTTCAGAGGGTCAGGAATCAACAGAAGACAGGCCTCAAAAAGACTTGGAAGAGCCTCAGACCGATTTTTCCACAAACCAGGAAAAATCCAGAGGTTCAGACTGTCAAAAGACAGATGCTAAAAATGTTCCTCCCCAACTGGAGGCCGCTTCAGAGATGACATCAAATGCCACTGCAGGGGAGGAGGTCGGGAATGAGATCGAGCCTGTCTCCACAGAGGTTGTCACAGTGTCATGA
- the akap12b gene encoding A-kinase anchor protein 12b isoform X1, whose amino-acid sequence MGATPSVQRDAKSPEDAPEDVSAPLSDAHDGETADGKPLQKNGQISISSLNGKTDDQTEYNGHTEENPPAEVGQTDTISPKEDSPETIDVHQEEVAPQVNGEKGDDSANADEITTAEEKVAEEKQEEANEVGFKKIFRFVGFKFTLKKDKNEKTEPVQLLTVKEAESGADAATEEKKEEPAAEEDKSMEEKSPETTENEAKAEEVNEKAEEPAEQIVVDAPSETEKASNDETEKPAEETGTISEKEPEPEVPSESPTSPPSQETQSPFKRFFTQGIFSNLRKKASFKKPKDEEHVKEKPAEEDIKETEETAEGVPEATEEAKVDAESEPAEGEQIEKPFETVESKAETTAETTNEVTSTKTEEQQDLKVEVEATSEAETVTQAEPAEAPAVETTQPADDAKTSDKPDISEEVTTEPEILSSQEKSKAHGSPLKKLFTGAGLKKLSSKKHKSKKDAESKQTEPSEQAADTVQSTESTEPQKPDSGASSPEESGEHVVGEVTQAEVAQAVEPDGEPVTSDGEKKKEGILPWSSFKKLVTPKKRVKRPSESEDEAPGDKPKSSTLSSTESAISDEKADEPKPTEEVQSKEEPKEETKEESQAESKTEPKVEKPESVAEEPKRKMDTSVSWEALICVGSSKKRARKTSDSDDEEAKIEEEVQPSEEEPAKTAESPLVSSGEADHENLASSPEPEGELVSTWESFKRLVTQRKKTKAEDKSDEASGPEQTTSDSETPKEESSFSLRKLIPRRKKKSDGKQEQVSSDVGSAEDDSDTPAVVPLSEYDSEPSAEAAVKAEEVKQESATVTQAKASAEDRSPSWISTTVENVEDETEGKQLSDIPEEGDTAATPKSTDNTIAEDIVELTSEAVTALEQVEETEMVSAVSRVTASPDTSGETTPVPGDGVERKTDVVIQEAVETISVTTNAMAVTMTEEQETVVAITTDALLVESAIKEQKTVLVAHEKNEAVAVCTGLDTSEIKAVEEESLNQKPSVESVTVVSQPLVTEMAVEEKTDEPEKVTVTEDEVHEAHTSGVQTELKDQPIENAIEEKAQFEEIKDTPEAETVADIHEVAAVKVAVISAVQQEPEILEEPVMAEKSPEVESAGPVQATVEEAICAQTAEVTEVAIAEGEKVQELEDVKETVATVEVASVEGVSTPATEEVLATIPEVPASQIAGSTEDPIPVVAATEEFAVIKETVCVSSISETTESHSADIAKESLMENVPVVLSTSDHKIQVAVNEVEVVSAQGLVEGSIEAASTKVSVALEEVTENVKEETEVIQATQVTEAEIIEKQSSVIVQEIIQNVVENFAETHAEQNVPEKTTEESCITSAEVKVNEISVETTVEGSSSDKPAASDNICKDDKETRIVTEKPPKTVNEAIQIAETVPISITDEIQVQNEEVAAVSVADVHQETEVTKSEVELKQAEEKSQSTESEEGRSQVESDLKEVQAEIQQETKAVPEEKTAETSVTVASQDQVVAEQCQVTLTAVQIETAQEFNVGVINVINADDVPETNMKEDCSEGQESTEDRPQKDLEEPQTDFSTNQEKSRGSDCQKTDAKNVPPQLEAASEMTSNATAGEEVGNEIEPVSTEVVTVS is encoded by the coding sequence ttgGCCAAACGGACACCATCTCCCCAAAAGAAGACAGCCCTGAAACAATAGATGTGCACCAGGAAGAGGTTGCCCCTCAAGTTAATGGAGAGAAAGGAGACGATTCTGCAAATGCAGATGAGATTACAACTGCTGAAGAGAAGGTGGCAGAGGAAAAACAAGAAGAGGCCAATGAAGTGGGGTTCAAGAAGATTTTCCGTTTCGTTGGATTCAAGTTCACACTGAAGAAAGACAAGAATGAGAAGACTGAGCCTGTGCAACTGCTGACAGTGAAGGAAGCAGAGAGTGGTGCAGATGCAGCCACTGAGGAAAAGAAAGAGGAACCTGCTGCAGAGGAGGACAAGTCTATGGAAGAAAAATCACCAGAAACCACAGAAAATGAGGCCAAAGCTGAAGAAGTAAATGAGAAGGCAGAGGAACCAGCAGAACAAATTGTAGTTGATGCCCCATCAGAGACTGAAAAGGCCAGTAATGATGAAACTGAAAAACCTGCTGAAGAAACGGGGACAATATCAGAGAAAGAACCAGAGCCAGAAGTGCCGTCTGAATCGCCCACAAGCCCACCTTCTCAGGAGacacaaagtccctttaagagaTTTTTTACTCAGGGAATCTTTTCTAACCTGCGAAAAAAGGCAAGCTTCAAAAAGCCCAAAGATGAGGAACATGTCAAGGAAAAGCCTGCAGAGGAGGACATTAAGGAAACCGAGGAAACAGCAGAGGGTGTTCCTGAGGCTACAGAAGAAGCTAAAGTTGATGCTGAAAGCGAACCAGCTGAGGGTGAGCAGATAGAGAAACCATTTGAAACTGTTGAATCTAAAGCTGAAACGACTGCTGAAACAACCAATGAAGTGACTTCCACTAAGACAGAAGAGCAACAAGATCTTAAAGTAGAGGTTGAGGCTACGAGTGAAGCTGAAACTGTGACTCAGGCTGAACCTGCTGAAGCTCCAGCTGTTGAAACAACCCAACCCGCTGATGACGCAAAAACAAGTGACAAGCCAGATATTTCAGAAGAGGTTACCACTGAACCTGAAATCCTGTCATCTCAAGAGAAATCAAAAGCTCATGGAAGCCCACTTAAGAAGCTGTTTACGGGAGCAGGTCTAAAAAAGCTGTCATCCAAAAAGCATAAGAGTAAGAAAGATGCAGAGTCAAAGCAAACAGAACCAAGTGAACAAGCTGCTGACACAGTCCAGTCAACTGAGTCCACAGAACCCCAGAAACCTGACAGCGGAGCATCTTCTCCAGAAGAATCTGGTGAGCATGTTGTAGGGGAGGTAACTCAAGCTGAGGTGGCCCAAGCAGTAGAGCCCGATGGTGAACCAGTCACTTCTGATGGTGAAAAGAAGAAAGAAGGAATTTTACCTTGGTCCTCTTTCAAAAAACTAGTCACACCAAAAAAGCGTGTCAAAAGGCCCTCTGAGAGTGAAGATGAAGCACCTGGAGACAAACCCAAATCTTCTACCCTATCTTCAACAGAGAGTGCCATCTCTGATGAGAAAGCTGATGAGCCTAAACCAACAGAGGAGGTACAATCTAAAGAAGAGCCTAAAGAAGAGACTAAAGAAGAGTCACAGGCAGAATCTAAGACTGAGCCAAAAGTTGAGAAGCCTGAATCGGTTGCAGAAGAGCCAAAGAGAAAAATGGATACATCTGTGTCCTGGGAAGCTCTTATTTGTGTGGGGTCATCTAAAAAAAGGGCCAGAAAGACATCTGATTCTGATGATGAAGAAGCTAAAATTGAAGAAGAAGTGCAGCCATCCGAAGAAGAGCCGGCAAAGACTGCCGAGTCCCCTCTTGTAAGCTCTGGTGAAGCTGACCATGAGAATTTAGCTTCTTCCCCTGAACCAGAGGGTGAACTTGTGTCTACCTGGGAGTCCTTCAAGAGGCTGGTAACCCagagaaagaaaactaaagcagaaGACAAATCTGATGAAGCCTCGGGTCCAGAGCAGACAACCTCTGACAGTGAAACCCCAAAAGAAGAGTCCTCTTTCTCTTTGAGAAAACTGATTCCACGCAGGAAGAAGAAGTCTGATGGGAAACAAGAGCAGGTATCATCTGACGTTGGCTCTGCAGAGGATGACTCTGATACTCCAGCCGTGGTGCCTCTTTCAGAATATGACAGCGAGCCATCTGCAGAAGCTGCAGTTAAGGCAGAAGAGGTAAAGCAGGAATCTGCAACAGTCACTCAGGCAAAGGCCTCAGCTGAAGATAGATCACCATCTTGGATATCAACCACTGTGGAAAATGTTGAGGATGAAACAGAAGGAAAGCAATTAAGTGATATACCTGAAGAAGGCGACACAGCTGCCACACCCAAATCCACTGACAACACCATTGCAGAGGATATTGTGGAGCTTACATCAGAAGCTGTTACGGCCCTTGAACAAGTAGAGGAGACtgaaatggtttctgctgtttcaCGCGTTACAGCATCACCAGATACATCAGGCGAAACAACCCCTGTCCCTGGTGATGGTGTAGAGAGGAAAACTGATGTAGTTATACAAGAAGCTGTGGAAACTATCAGTGTTACCACAAATGCCATGGCTGTCACTATGACAGAGGAACAGGAAACAGTAGTTGCCATCACCACTGATGCTCTTCTGGTTGAGTCTGCCATCAAAGAACAGAAAACAGTCTTGGTTGCACATGAGAAAAACGAGGCAGTCGCTGTTTGCACCGGCCTTGACACTAGTGAGATAAAGGCAGTGGAGGAAGAAAGCCTCAATCAGAAGCCTTCAGTAGAGTCAGTCACTGTTGTTAGCCAGCCACTAGTCACAGAGATGGCTGTTGAAGAAAAAACAGATGAGCCTGAAAAGGTCACTGTGACTGAGGATGAGGTCCACGAGGCTCATACTAGTGGAGTTCAGACAGAGCTAAAAGATCAGCCTATAGAAAATGCAATTGAAGAGAAAGCACAGTTTGAAGAGATTAAAGACACTCCTGAAGCAGAAACTGTGGCTGATATCCATGAAGTAGCAGCAGTCAAAGTAGCTGTGATCAGTGCTGTGCAACAGGAACCAGAAATTCTTGAAGAGCCAGTAATGGCAGAAAAGTCCCCTGAGGTTGAGTCTGCTGGTCCTGTTCAAGCAACTGTTGAAGAGGCAATCTGTGCTCAAACTGCAGAAGTCACTGAAGTTGCTATTGCTGAAGGTGAGAAAGTGCAAGAACTTGAGGATGTTAAAGAGACTGTTGCCACAGTTGAAGTAGCATCAGTGGAGGGTGTTTCCACACCTGCTACAGAGGAGGTCCTGGCAACAATTCCAGAGGTACCTGCTTCTCAAATCGCTGGATCTACAGAAGATCCCATACCTGTTGTCGCTGCCACAGAAGAATTTGCAGTCATCAAAGAGACTGTCTGTGTTAGCTCAATATCTGAGACAACAGAATCCCATTCAGCAGATATAGCTAAAGAAAGTCTTATGGAAAATGTTCCTGTTGTTCTTTCCACTAGTGACCACAAAATCCAAGTTGCAGTGAATGAGGTTGAGGTTGTCTCTGCTCAAGGTTTAGTTGAGGGAAGCATTGAAGCAGCTTCAACAAAAGTTAGTGTTGCGCTTGAGGAAGTAACTGAGAATGTGAAAGAAGAAACCGAAGTAATTCAGGCAACCCAAGTGACAGAAGCAGAAATCATTGAGAAACAGAGCAGTGTTATTGTGCAAGAGATCATTCAAAATGTTGTAGAAAACTTTGCTGAGACACACGCCGAGCAAAATGTGCCTGAGAAGACTACTGAGGAGAGCTGTATCACATCAGCGGAAGTCAAAGTTAATGAAATCTCAGTGGAAACAACTGTGGAAGGATCAAGTTCAGACAAGCCAGCAGCATCCGACAACATCTGCAAAGATGATAAAGAAACTCGCATTGTCACAGAGAAGCCCCCTAAAACAGTCAATGAAGCCATTCAGATTGCAGAAACAGTGCCGATCTCAATCACAGATGAAATTCAAGTGCAGAATGAGGAGGTCGCTGCAGTCTCGGTGGCAGATGTGCATCAAGAAACAGAGGTAACAAAAAGTGAAGTCGAACTAAAGCAAGCAGAAGAGAAAAGTCAGAGCACAGAAAGTGAAGAAGGAAGAAGTCAAGTTGAGTCTGATCTCAAGGAAGTGCAAGCAGAAATCCAGCAAGAGACAAAAGCTGTACCAGAAGAAAAGACGGCAGAAACATCTGTCACAGTTGCAAGTCAAGACCAGGTTGTGGCAGAGCAGTGTCAAGTGACACTGACAGCTGTACAGATTGAGACCGCACAGGAATTTAATGTTGGTGTCATAAATGTCATAAATGCAGATGATGTACCTGAAACTAACATGAAAGAAGACTGTTCAGAGGGTCAGGAATCAACAGAAGACAGGCCTCAAAAAGACTTGGAAGAGCCTCAGACCGATTTTTCCACAAACCAGGAAAAATCCAGAGGTTCAGACTGTCAAAAGACAGATGCTAAAAATGTTCCTCCCCAACTGGAGGCCGCTTCAGAGATGACATCAAATGCCACTGCAGGGGAGGAGGTCGGGAATGAGATCGAGCCTGTCTCCACAGAGGTTGTCACAGTGTCATGA